From one Flavobacteriales bacterium genomic stretch:
- the lnt gene encoding apolipoprotein N-acyltransferase, with protein MRTTLREPPRVLGIPMPPTRSKVLLRSALSGVIMALAWPAIGGWAPLVFVAWLPMLHAERLHDARTSDRKHAFYPYVLPGLFLWNALTTYWFYLVSEPMATKLISVGIPVVGNTLLMGIPWWLSRVVKRRLGAAWGRLMLVLAWLTYERLHHGWDLQWPWLSIGNAFGNWPALVQWYEYTGVFGGTLWVWAVCLALDAAIARWATMRRQAVRLGSAVILLSAVPIGVSRWLEFVRIPFHEGGGIEVVVVQPNIDPYKEKFGGVDPLEQLDQMLAQAEERITEKTRLVVFPETALQENATMHFTDQGIEFNGLWENDLEGSRSVRRIQAFQRAHPQAAMLVGMSSDRWFAPRDERPGTARPIRGSNYWYAAYNAALWMPAQGAIESYHKSKLVAGVELMPFEEVLGPLGDFALDLGGTTGSLGQQEERSVLRDASSGLAVVPAICYESVFGEHIAAHVLNGGELIAVMTNDGWWGTSPGYKQHLAFSSLRAIETRRTIVRSANTGISCIVDERGRIAHATDWWVPAAFRALVHPNSEITFFVRHGDLIGRAAMLLCAMLLAFALIGPFVRSPVA; from the coding sequence ATGCGGACGACCTTACGTGAGCCGCCACGCGTGCTGGGAATCCCGATGCCGCCGACACGATCGAAGGTCCTCCTTCGATCCGCGCTGAGCGGCGTGATCATGGCCTTGGCCTGGCCTGCCATCGGCGGTTGGGCGCCGCTGGTCTTCGTGGCGTGGCTGCCCATGCTTCACGCTGAGCGATTGCACGATGCCCGCACTTCGGACCGCAAGCACGCATTCTATCCGTATGTGCTGCCCGGCCTCTTCCTGTGGAATGCGCTCACGACCTACTGGTTCTATCTGGTGAGCGAGCCGATGGCCACCAAGCTGATCAGCGTCGGCATCCCGGTGGTGGGCAACACGCTGCTGATGGGCATTCCGTGGTGGTTGAGCCGTGTGGTGAAGCGACGGCTCGGCGCGGCTTGGGGCAGGCTCATGCTTGTATTGGCCTGGCTCACCTATGAGCGTCTGCACCACGGTTGGGACCTGCAGTGGCCCTGGCTCTCCATCGGCAATGCTTTCGGGAACTGGCCGGCGCTCGTCCAGTGGTACGAGTACACGGGAGTCTTCGGCGGAACGCTGTGGGTCTGGGCCGTGTGCTTGGCGCTGGACGCCGCCATTGCGCGATGGGCGACCATGCGGCGGCAAGCCGTGCGCTTAGGTTCTGCCGTGATCTTGCTGAGCGCCGTTCCGATCGGTGTCTCGCGCTGGCTGGAGTTCGTGCGCATCCCGTTCCACGAGGGCGGCGGCATTGAGGTCGTGGTGGTGCAGCCCAACATCGACCCCTACAAGGAGAAGTTCGGTGGAGTGGATCCGCTGGAGCAATTGGATCAGATGCTCGCGCAAGCGGAAGAGCGCATCACCGAGAAGACGCGTTTGGTGGTGTTCCCCGAAACAGCTTTGCAGGAGAACGCCACGATGCACTTCACGGATCAGGGCATCGAATTCAACGGGCTCTGGGAGAATGATCTCGAAGGCTCGCGCAGCGTGCGGCGCATCCAGGCGTTCCAGCGTGCGCACCCGCAAGCGGCCATGCTCGTGGGCATGAGCAGCGATCGGTGGTTCGCGCCGCGGGATGAGCGGCCGGGCACCGCGAGGCCTATTCGCGGCAGCAACTACTGGTATGCAGCATACAACGCAGCACTATGGATGCCGGCGCAAGGCGCGATCGAGAGCTACCACAAGAGCAAGCTCGTGGCCGGCGTGGAACTGATGCCCTTTGAGGAGGTGCTCGGCCCGCTGGGCGATTTCGCGCTGGATCTCGGCGGCACCACCGGCAGCCTGGGCCAGCAGGAGGAACGCAGCGTGTTGCGCGATGCGTCGTCCGGCCTCGCCGTTGTTCCGGCTATCTGCTATGAATCGGTCTTCGGAGAGCACATCGCGGCGCACGTGCTCAATGGCGGTGAGTTGATCGCCGTGATGACCAACGACGGCTGGTGGGGCACCTCACCGGGCTACAAGCAGCACTTGGCCTTTTCTTCGCTCCGCGCGATTGAGACGCGCCGCACCATCGTGCGTTCAGCGAACACCGGCATCTCCTGCATCGTCGATGAACGAGGCCGCATCGCGCACGCAACGGACTGGTGGGTGCCCGCCGCTTTCCGCGCTCTGGTGCATCCCAATTCCGAGATCACCTTCTTCGTGCGCCACGGCGATCTGATCGGTCGTGCTGCAATGCTGCTCTGCGCCATGCTGTTGGCCTTCGCGCTGATCGGGCCGTTCGTAAGGTCACCGGTGGCCTAG